Part of the Candidatus Methylomirabilota bacterium genome, CCGCCCCGACCGGCACCCGCGACGTGTCCCCCCGGTGCACGACGGCCTACGTGCTGAAGGCGGATACCCTGACGGCGCCCGTGACGACAACCGTCCGCGGCCGGGGGTGCTAGATCATGGGAGGGGGCCTCGACGGCCCCCTCCCAGACCCTCCCCCGGGAGGGTTGCGCGGGCAAGCCCGCGCTCGGAGTGGAACACCGACCCGCGGCGGCTGGGCGAGGTGTTGGCGCGCGATTACTCGGGCCCGCCTGGCCGGGGCCTCGCGCAAACGTGGCTCCCGACAGCCGACTGGCAGGGGATCGAGGCAGGCTTCCGGGTGAGGAGCGCTAGGCGGACAGAGCGGCGGCCTTCACGGCTACCGGCCGGCGCCCGCGCCGGGAGCGCGATCGTCGCGCCCGGCGTGTCCCGGCCAGCCGTGTCGCCCTGTCAAGCGGCCGCGTCGAGCTGGACGAAGACCTCTTCGCGGTGGTAGGGCGCGCTCGGATCGATTCCGTTCTCGCGCAGGTACTCCTGCAGCCCTTCGCGACTCCACAGATCGGGTCGCGAGAGGAAGACACTCTCCGGGATCCGAACCTCACGCGGCGCATCGGTGCGCCGGGCCCGCTTTTCGCCGTCATCCGTCTTCACGCCTCTGTTCTCCTTTGCTTCGGGGGTACGTCGCTCGGGCGACGCCCCGGGTTGACGCAGAGGAGGCCGGCGCCCCCCGGAGCCTCCCCGTCGCCCTTTCGCGCGTGCAACAGCCATGCCGGACGCGAATGGCCTCGGGAGCGATTCTCACCCGGGACGGAGGCGGTCCAGGCGGCGCCGCTCGCGCTTGGTGGGCCGGCCGAGGCCGGGAACGCGAACGACCGGCGGCGGCTCGCGGTGGCGCCTGGGCGGGGGGGGTGAAAGATCCTCGTAAAGCGCTTGCGCCGCGCTGGCCGGACCCCGCCGCTCGCTCAAGCCGCGAACCACCACCTCGCGTCGCCACTCGCCCAGCGTGAGCCGGAGCCGATCCCCGACGCGCACGGCCCGGGAGGGCTTCGCCGCCTGACCGTTGACGTCGACCTTGCCGCCCTCGCAGGCGGCGTGCGCCAGGCTCCGGCTCTTGTAGAACCGCGCCGCCCATAGCCATCGGTCGAGCCGAGTCCCGTCCATCCTCAGCCGACGGCTGTCTTCTCCACGGGCGCCGCCGCGATCCCGGCGACGCGCTGGTTCAGCGTGTGGAGAATGGCCGTCTCCGGCCGGTACTCGATCACGCTCCAGGACGCATAGTCCTGGGCGAGCCGCAGGATGTTCCCGAGCGGCATCCCGAGGGCGTCGCAGAGAATGACGCGATTCGTCCCTCCGTGGGCGACGACGGCGACCCGCCGCCCGGGGTGCCGGCCCAGGATTTCTCGGAACGCCGGCATCACGCGTGCCTGGAGCTCCTCGAGCGTTTCCCCGTCGGGAAACGGGAGCGTCGCGAAGTTCGCGAGCCAGCGCTCGAGCACGTCGGGCTCCCGCTGGCGAATCTCCCGGAACGTCAAGCCCTCCCAGCGTCCCATCGCCATCTCGCGGAGCGCGCCCAGCTCCACCGGCGCGAGTCCGCGGGATCCTGCCAGGGGCGCCGCCGACTGCCGCGCGCGCAGCAGGTCGCTGGCGTATACCGCCTCGATCGGCTCGAGCGCGAGCTGCCGCGCCACGGCCTCCACCTGGAGCACCCCGGTCGCGGACAGGGCGACATCCGTGTGGCCGAAGAAGCGGCCCTCGGCCGCCCGCTCGACCTCGCCGTGCCGGATCAGGTAGACCCAGGTGGACACCGGCATCATGCGAGCCCGAGGTGCGCCAGGCCAGAGGCCACGGCCAGGGTGGCCGCCTCGGTCCCCTCGACGAGGGCGCCGAGGCAGTCGCCGGTCAGCCCGCCCAGACGGCGGCGCAGGTAGAGCGCGAAGCCGGCGGCCGCGGCCGCGGCCATCAGACCCAGGACCGCCCCCGCCCATCCGAGCAGACCCAGCGCCACGGCCACGGCGACGACCGATGCCACGCCGGCCCCGGTAGGCTCCAGGGCCCGCGTGAAGGCGTGGCCAGCGCCCTCGGGACGGGCCGCCGGGCACAGCCGGGCCAGTAGAACGGGGGCCAGACGGCCGAGCACAGGCGCCGTGACGAGGACCCGCCAGCGGACACTCGGCGTCAGGCTCGCCAGGACGGCCATCTTGAGGCCGAGGACGAGGACGATGGCGGCCACCCCGTAGGCTCCGGTGCGCGCGTCGCGCATGATCGCGAGCGCCTCCTCCCGGCTCCATCCTCCCCCGAGTCCGTCCGCCGTGTCGGCCAGGCCGTCGAGGTGGAGCCCGCCCGTCAGCAGCGCCCAGAGCGCCACCACCAGCGCGGCAAGGACCAACGGCGGCACGACCGCACCGAGACCCACGGCGGTCAGCGCCAGCAGGCTGCCCAGGACCGCGCCGACGATGGGGAACCAGCCGGCCGCCCGGCCCAGGTCCTCGGAGCCCTCGCCTCGGGGCACCGGCAGGATCGTGAGGTATCGGCAGGCGGAGAGGAGGTGGCGCACGGCGCGGTCAGGCCTCGGCGGGCAGGAAGGGCACCCGGCAAGCGATCAGACAGGATAGATGGCGTTGCGGCGAGGCGGGAATCGCTGCTCTTTGGTCTCGGCGTAGGCGAGGCGCTTGACGAGCTCGGCCCGGAGGGTCGACGGCAGGACCACGTCGTCCACGAGCATCTCCGAGGCGAGCCGATAGATGTCGATGTCTTGCTGGTACTCCTCACGCTTCTGCCGAACGAATTCCGCGCGGGCCTCGCCGCTGAGCTCCATGATCCGGTTGTAATGGACCGCGTTGATCGCGGGCTCGGGACCCATGATGGCGATCTGGGCCTGGGGGAGCGCCAGCACCGCGTCCGGCTCATAGGCCTGCCCGCACATGGCGTAGAGCCCGGCCCCGTAGCACTTTCGAACGATGACGGAGATCTTCGGCACGGTCGCCTGGGCGGTGGCGAAGATCATCTTGGCGCCGTGGCGGATGATACCGGCCCGCTCGACCCTCGACCCGACCATGAAGC contains:
- a CDS encoding RNA-binding S4 domain-containing protein — encoded protein: MDGTRLDRWLWAARFYKSRSLAHAACEGGKVDVNGQAAKPSRAVRVGDRLRLTLGEWRREVVVRGLSERRGPASAAQALYEDLSPPPPRRHREPPPVVRVPGLGRPTKRERRRLDRLRPG
- the cobS gene encoding adenosylcobinamide-GDP ribazoletransferase; amino-acid sequence: MRHLLSACRYLTILPVPRGEGSEDLGRAAGWFPIVGAVLGSLLALTAVGLGAVVPPLVLAALVVALWALLTGGLHLDGLADTADGLGGGWSREEALAIMRDARTGAYGVAAIVLVLGLKMAVLASLTPSVRWRVLVTAPVLGRLAPVLLARLCPAARPEGAGHAFTRALEPTGAGVASVVAVAVALGLLGWAGAVLGLMAAAAAAGFALYLRRRLGGLTGDCLGALVEGTEAATLAVASGLAHLGLA
- a CDS encoding histidine phosphatase family protein, whose product is MSTWVYLIRHGEVERAAEGRFFGHTDVALSATGVLQVEAVARQLALEPIEAVYASDLLRARQSAAPLAGSRGLAPVELGALREMAMGRWEGLTFREIRQREPDVLERWLANFATLPFPDGETLEELQARVMPAFREILGRHPGRRVAVVAHGGTNRVILCDALGMPLGNILRLAQDYASWSVIEYRPETAILHTLNQRVAGIAAAPVEKTAVG